The Papaver somniferum cultivar HN1 chromosome 3, ASM357369v1, whole genome shotgun sequence genome includes a region encoding these proteins:
- the LOC113355965 gene encoding protein TSS-like translates to MAPKNGKSKPHKSKGDNKKKKEEKVLPSVLDITVETPDYSLLTLKGISTDKILDVKKLLTVNVETCHLTNYSLSHEVRGNRLKDTVEIISLKPPQLSIIGEEYTEELAIDHVRRLLDIVACTTSFTSPSSRANQRDEQSNSISNNGDEAIISDKIGAALPSPKPASKKSNKDGRKPVSASMAVDAAKEAMENGEIASPPPKLAQFYDFFSFSHLTPPIQYIRKSSRPFLDDKTDDDFFQIDVRVCSGKPVTIVASRQGFYPSGKKLLCSPTLVNLLQQLSRNFDAAYKSLMKAFIEHNKFGNLPYGFRANTWLVPPVVADNLSTFPPLPVEDENWGGNGGGQGRDGKHVDRQFAREFSILAAMPCKTPEERQIRDRKAFLLHSLFVDISVYKAVTSIQSVINSSKVTLDSSILHEEQVGDLKIKITRDNPVASGKLDGKNDGSQTLGMSLKDLSQRSLLKGITADESATVHDTATLGVVVVRHCGYTAVVKVPVEDNLGLTLGSQDIDIMDQPMGGANALNVNSLRMLLHKSLTPQSSPGVQRSLNADVEDLHAARYMVRKVLAESLEKLEGETTEQRTSIRWELGACWIQHLQNQASGNTESKKAEEVKAETTVKGLGKQGGLLKEIKKKTDDKNNRMEHEVVSNGSDMSNSETSEKETLLKKLLSDEAFLRLKESETGLHLKSPDELIEMAHNYYNDTAIPKLVADFGSLELSPVDGRTLTDFMHTRGLQMYSLGRVAELADKLPHVQSLCIHEMIVRAFKHILRAVVAAVPNIADVARLITSCLNILLGTPSTENPDAQSTTDDDLKWKWVETFLLKRFGWKWSGENSTELGKFAILRGLCHKVGLELVPRDYDVDSQFPFKESDIASMVPVYKHVACSSADGRTLLESSKTSLDKGKLEDAVNFGTKALSKLVAVCGPYHRMTAGAYSLLAVVLYHTGDFNQATIYQQKALDINERELGLDHPDTMKSYGDLAVFYYRLQHTELALKYVNRALYLLHLTCGPSHPNTAATYINVAMMEEGLGNVHVALRYLHEALKCNQRLLGADHIQTAASYHAIAIALSLMEAYSLSVQHEQTTLQILQAKLGKEDLRTQDAAAWLEYFESKAIEQQEAARNGTPKPDTSIASKGHLSVSDLLDYINPDADRRVSQKKQAQAKIKGKPGQNQLETVTDNDGTLSPTYPVTETSSDKENKTDALPEEKKVEKPIVSIVDVPSLSLQQDISAQDDTSTEGGWQEAVPKGRSVAGRKPSGSRRPSLAKLNTNSMNIPESARLRGKPTNFPSQRTSPNESAGASASSPPILAPKKLVKSSNSVQKTSMAGTVVSEAEKSDTSKLVLTSIPVVQSVKVSPLTSPVNVQSAGKLLSYKEVALAPPGTIVKAVVEQQSISITKSINIDQKDEKEGDKKVQSLSELKPEPSVSAKEIKVPIIGENDKEGKSNVIESSPKIKNDVSQEKEMNSMEVVGSKLEGSESPKNSVSDIIPFEVKSNKEDGTNIKKKVAGEGEESVLSLPDGGENVKSLAIEGEKQEESEARKEMNKKLSAAAPPFNPTMIPVFGTIPAPAYKDLAGILPPPVNIPPMMTVNPIRKSPHQSATTRVPYGPRLSGGYRSGSRIPRGKSSYQNGENAAGDGTHFSTPRIIMNPHAAEFVPGQAWVSNGFPVSPNDSLESAPMSPNDFPESPNGILLVPNDVPASPGNSPACPNGILASPPVTPTEVVVDKIQTAVAEMSSDEKLAADGEEDDQPKKDDQPKKDEEIKREATHSSVESQQTNTPSVEQIPTDSVVVAKHLVAATNGTSKNLAVDKDGKSKKCWGDYSDSEAEVADAAEVDKCSEKEAEVSDTKS, encoded by the exons ATGGCTCCAAAGAATGGAAAATCAAAACCTCACAAATCTAAAGgagacaacaagaagaaaaaggaagagaAAG TTTTGCCCAGTGTGTTGGACATTACTGTTGAGACTCCGGATTATTCTCTGCTCACACTTAAG GGAATATCAACGGACAAGATCTTAGATGTGAAGAAACTTTTAACGGTTAATGTGGAAACATGTCATCTTACCAATTACTCCTTGTCTCACGAG GTGCGAGGGAATAGACTGAAAGACACTGTCGAGATAATCTCCTTGAAACCTCCTCAACTCTCCATCATTGGAG AGGAATACACAGAAGAACTTGCGATTGATCATGTCCGGCGTCTTTTAGACATCGTAGCCTGCACAACTTCGTTCACTTCTCCTTCTTCAAGAGCAAATCAAAGAGATGAACAATCCAATTCAATTTCTAACAATGGAGATGAAGCTATTATCAGTGACAAAATTGGAGCTGCTTTGCCAAGTCCAAAACCAGcatcaaaaaaatcaaataaggatGGTAGAAAACCAGTGTCAGCTTCAATGGCTGTTGATGCAGCTAAAGAAGCAATGGAAAATGGAGAAATCGCATCACCTCCACCAAAACTTGCTCAATTCTACGATTTCTTCTCGTTTTCTCACCTTACTCCTCCAATTCAAT ATATCCGAAAGTCCTCACGGCCGTTCCTTGATGATAAAACGGACGACGATTTTTTTCAAATCGAT GTTCGGGTATGCAGTGGGAAGCCAGTAACGATTGTTGCATCTCGCCAAGGGTTTTACCCTTCTGGGAAAAAGCTATTATGTAGTCCTACTCTTGTTAATTTGTTGCAGCAGCTAAGCCGCAATTTTGATGCT GCGTACAAGTCACTGATGAAAGCTTTTATAGAGCACAATAAG TTTGGGAATCTTCCATATGGTTTTCGTGCAAACACATGGCTTGTACCTCCCGTTGTTGCTGATAACCTTTCTACTTTTCCTCCACTTCCTGTTGAGGATGAAAATTGGGGAGGAAATGGGGGTGGTCAAGGAAGGGATGGGAAACATGTTGACAGGCAATTTGCAAGAGAATTCTCAATTCTTGCTGCTATGCCTTGCAAAACACCAGAGGAGAGGCAAATTCGTGATAGGAAAGCTTTTTTGCTCCATAGTCTATTTGTTGACATTTCAGTTTATAAAGCTGTAACATCAATCCAGAGTGTAATCAATAGCAGTAAAGTGACTCTAGATTCATCAATCTTGCACGAGGAACAAGTTGGAGATCTAAAGATTAAGATAACAAGAGACAATCCTGTTGCAAGTGGAAAGTTAGATGGTAAAAATGATGGGAGTCAGACTTTGGGGATGTCTCTAAAGGATCTTTCTCAGAGAAGTTTGCTTAAAGGGATAACTGCAGATGAAAGTGCTACAGTTCAT GATACTGCTACTTTAGGTGTTGTAGTAGTTAGACACTGCGGATACACAGCGGTCGTGAAAGTTCCGGTCGAGGATAATTTGGGTTTAACCCTTGGTTCCCAAGATATTGACATCATGGATCAACCAATGGGAGGTGCTAATGCACTGAATGTTAATAG TTTGCGGATGTTATTGCATAAGTCATTGACACCTCAATCATCTCCTGGAGTTCAACGCTCGCTGAATGCTGATGTTGAAGACCTACATGCTGCTAGATATATGGTTAGGAAAGTGTTAGCGGAAAGTCTGGAAAAGTTGGAAGGAGAAACCACAGAACAAAGGACATCAATTAGATGGGAGTTAGGTGCATGTTGGATACAACACTTGCAAAATCAAGCTTCAGGGAACACCGAGTCTAAGAAAGCAGAGGAAGTGAAAGCTGAGACAACTGTCAAGGGTCTTGGTAAGCAAGGTGGATTGTTAAAGGAAATTAAGAAGAAAACAGATGACAAGAACAACAGAATGGAACATGAAGTTGTTTCTAATGGTTCTGATATGAGCAATTCAGAAACTTCTGAAAAAGaaactttgttgaagaaacttcTATCCGATGAAGCTTTTTTGCGTCTGAAGGAATCCGAAACCGGGCTTCATCTCAAG TCTCCAGATGAGTTGATCGAGATGGCACATAATTACTACAATGATACTGCAATCCCCAAACTG GTAGCAGATTTTGGGTCTCTTGAACTTTCTCCAGTTGACGGAAGGACGTTGACAGATTTTATGCATACTAGAGGCTTGCAAATGTATTCCTTGGGACGCGTG GCTGAACTCGCGGACAAGCTCCCTCATGTCCAGTCACTTTGTATACATGAAATGATTGTTCGAGCTTTTAAGCACATCCTACGAGCAGTTGTTGCAGCAGTTCCTAACATTGCCGACGTGGCTCGGTTAATTACATCGTGCTTGAACATCTTGCTTGGAACACCTTCTACCGAAAATCCTGATGCTCAGAGTACTACTGATGATGACCTAAAATGGAAGTGGGTTGAAACCTTCCTTCTGAAGAGGTTTGGTTGGAAATGGAGCGGTGAAAATTCCACGGAATTGGGAAAGTTTGCCATTCTTCGAGGGCTTTGCCACAAG GTTGGTCTTGAGCTTGTTCCTAGGGATTATGATGTGGATAGTCAGTTTCCTTTCAAAGAATCAGATATTGCTAGCATGGTCCCTGTGTATAAG CATGTAGCATGCTCATCCGCAGATGGGCGTACCCTTTTGGAATCATCCAAGACTTCTCTTGATAAAGGAAAACTGGAAGATGCTGTAAATTTCGGAACCAAG GCACTCTCGAAGCTTGTTGCTGTATGCGGTCCTTACCACCGAATGACTGCTGGAGCATACAGTCTTTTGGCTGTAGTCCTGTACCACACTGGTGACTTTAACCAG GCAACCATATACCAACAGAAGGCCTTGGATATAAATGAGAGAGAATTGGGTCTCGACCATCCCGATACAATGAAAAGTTACGGCGATCTTGCTGTTTTTTACTACCGCCTTCAACACACTGAATTGGCTTTGAA ATATGTGAATCGGGCATTATATCTTTTACATTTAACTTGTGGACCTTCGCACCCAAACACTGCTGCCACTTACATCAATGTGGCCATGATGGAAGAAGGTTTAGGAAACGTCCATGTTGCACTCAGATACCTGCACGAGGCTCTCAAGTGTAACCAAAGACTGCTTGGAGCTGATCATATACAG ACTGCCGCAAGTTACCATGCAATCGCAATTGCTCTTTCTTTGATGGAAGCCTACTCTTTAAGCGTTCAGCATGAGCAGACCACTCTGCAAATTCTGCAAGCGAAACTTGGAAAAGAGGATCTCCGGACACAG GATGCTGCTGCGTGGCTTGAGTACTTTGAGTCTAAGGCCATAGAGCAGCAAGAAGCTGCACGCAACGGTACTCCAAAGCCAGATACCTCAATTGCTAGTAAAGGCCATTTGAG TGTATCAGACCTTCTTGATTATATAAATCCTGATGCGGATCGAAGGGTCAGTCAAAAGAAGCAAGCCCAAGCAAAG ATTAAAGGTAAACCAGGTCAGAACCAGTTGGAAACAGTTACAGACAATGATGGAACTCTATCTCCAACATACCCTGTGACGGAGACTTCAAGTGATAAAGAAAACAAAACTGATGCCCTACCCGAAGAGAAGAAAGTTGAAAAACCTATTGTCAGTATAGTAGATGTACCCTCTTTAAGCCTACAACAAGATATCTCAGCCCAAGATGACACCTCCACTGAAGGTGGATGGCAAGAAGCTGTTCCAAAAGGTCGTTCTGTTGCTGGTCGTAAGCCTTCTGGATCAAGGAGACCAAGCCTAGCAAAGCTCAACACCAATTCCATGAACATCCCAGAATCTGCAAGACTCAGAGGAAAACCTACCAACTTTCCATCTCAAAGAACATCTCCTAATGAGTCTGCTGGTGCATCTGCATCTTCTCCTCCTATTTTAGCTCCGAAGAAGTTAGTGAAGAGTTCTAATTCCGTTCAGAAGACTAGTATGGCTGGCACTGTAGTAAGTGAGGCGGAAAAATCAGATACTTCGAAGTTAGTGTTGACTAGTATTCCAGTCGTTCAATCTGTGAAAGTCAGTCCTCTGACAAGCCCAGTTAATGTTCAATCTGCTGGGAAACTCTTGTCCTATAAAGAAGTAGCTCTAGCTCCGCCTGGGACGATAGTCAAAGCTGTGGTGGAGCAACAGTCTATTTCCATAACAAAATCAATTAATATTGATCAGAAAGATGAGAAGGAGGGGGATAAGAAGGTCCAAAGTCTAAGTGAATTAAAACCAGAGCCATCAGTTTCTGCCAAGGAAATAAAGGTTCCCATAATTGGTGAAAATGACAAGGAAGGGAAGAGTAATGTGATTGAAAGttctccaaaaataaaaaatgatgtcTCACAGGAGAAGGAAATGAATTCCATGGAAGTTGTAGGTTCGAAGCTTGAGGGTTCTGAATCACCAAAGAATTCAGTTTCAGACATAATTCCATTTGAAGTAAAGTCTAATAAAGAAGATGGCACCAACATCAAGAAAAAGGTGGCAGGGGAAGGTGAAGAAAGTGTGCTCAGTCTGCCAGATGGGGGTGAAAATGTGAAGTCATTGGCCATAGAAGGAGAAAAGCAGGAGGAAAGTGAAGCTCGGAAAGAGATGAACAAGAaactttctgctgctgcacctccATTCAACCCAACTATGATTCCTGTTTTTGGTACCATACCAGCACCAGCGTACAAAGATCTTGCAGGAATTTTGCCCCCACCAGTCAATATTCCCCCAATGATGACTGTTAATCCTATACGTAAATCTCCACATCAATCAGCAACAACAAGGGTTCCATACGGCCCTCGGCTGTCAGGTGGTTATCGATCTGGAAGTAGGATCCCGCGGGGCAAGTCTAGTTATCAGAATGGTGAAAATGCAGCTGGGGATGGTACTCACTTCAGCACACCAAGAATCATAATGAATCCACATGCAGCTGAGTTTGTGCCTGGGCAAGCATGGGTTTCAAATGGTTTCCCGGTTTCTCCAAATGATTCTCTAGAGAGTGCTCCAATGTCTCCTAATGACTTTCCGGAGTCACCAAATGGTATTCTGTTAGTTCCAAATGATGTTCCAGCATCGCCTGGCAATTCACCAGCTTGTCCAAATGGTATACTAGCTTCTCCACCAGTTACCCCTACGGAAGTTGTTGTAGACAAGATACAAACTGCAGTGGCAGAGATGAGTAGCGATGAAAAGCTTGCAGCAGACGGAGAGGAAGATGATCAACCAAAGAAAGATGATCAACCAAAGAAAGATGAGGAGATAAAACGAGAAGCAACCCACTCCTCTGTGGAAAGTCAACAGACGAATACTCCCAGTGTGGAACAAATCCCAACAGATTCAGTTGTCGTTGCTAAACATCTCGTTGCAGCAACAAATGGAACTAGCAAGAATTTGGCTGTCGATAAAGATGGAAAGTCAAAGAAATGTTGGGGAGACTACAGTGATAGTGAGGCTGAGGTTGCTGATGCTGCTGAGGTAGATAAATGCAGCGAGAAAGAAGCTGAAGTCAGTGATAcaaagagttga